The proteins below are encoded in one region of Paenisporosarcina cavernae:
- a CDS encoding ATP-binding protein: MEKIDSTVSKKLQELKTNLVFHSETCDKHEIRAHGNVVSNPVQMMVIDGQVVCPRCELENESLKVANALKQEHEERLKNIFTSRSVVTDETLLKASFATYTRNLVEDSEEKLNKSLAEKYAQDYLDGKIFNLIFQGKQGTGKSHLSYSILREVNEKSKGTSCVFVEWAVVIQSIRDSYKYRDQQDDESYYIDLLSKVDLLVIDDLGSETGATDTEKTATDFVHRVLKLVGTARQSKSTIVTTNLSGEQLVKMYDSKTISRLLKNPEYIMFTNAPDKRIAKDKGVTS; this comes from the coding sequence TTGGAAAAAATCGATTCAACAGTGAGCAAGAAGCTACAAGAGTTAAAAACGAATTTGGTCTTCCATTCTGAGACATGTGATAAGCACGAGATACGGGCACATGGAAATGTTGTATCGAATCCAGTTCAAATGATGGTGATTGACGGACAAGTTGTTTGCCCGAGATGTGAACTCGAAAACGAAAGTCTAAAAGTGGCCAATGCTCTAAAGCAGGAACATGAGGAACGGTTAAAAAATATCTTCACTTCCAGAAGTGTGGTTACAGACGAAACTCTCCTAAAAGCAAGTTTTGCTACCTACACTCGAAATCTAGTAGAAGATTCGGAGGAAAAGCTAAACAAATCGCTTGCTGAGAAGTATGCACAAGATTATTTGGACGGAAAGATATTCAACCTCATTTTTCAAGGTAAGCAAGGGACGGGGAAAAGCCATTTATCCTATTCCATCTTGCGCGAAGTAAACGAGAAATCGAAGGGTACATCTTGTGTATTTGTGGAGTGGGCAGTCGTTATACAAAGCATTCGAGATTCTTACAAATACCGTGATCAGCAAGATGATGAATCTTACTACATCGATTTATTATCGAAAGTTGATTTGCTTGTGATTGACGACTTAGGCTCTGAGACTGGGGCGACAGATACGGAGAAAACCGCAACAGACTTTGTGCATCGAGTCTTGAAACTTGTCGGAACTGCAAGGCAATCGAAGTCAACGATTGTCACAACGAATTTAAGCGGAGAGCAGCTGGTAAAGATGTACGACAGTAAAACTATTTCACGATTGTTGAAAAATCCCGAGTACATCATGTTCACCAATGCTCCTGATAAACGTATTGCGAAAGATAAAGGAGTTACATCATGA
- a CDS encoding replication protein produces the protein MSKYRSVQVSFWQDAFVLDLTPEEKYFYIYLMTNSKTNQIGIYELPKRIIEIETGYNRETVEKLLERFVEYEKIFYSEETKEIMLRNWTKYNWNSSPKVVQKAQDDLRKVKNEEFCARYLETLENKGIDTVSIQYGYDIAKEKEKEKEKEKEKEKDNKSIDTHAQFSEWWEIYNKKKDKPRAEKAFAAVTKKFGYPILVSKTRDYVSGFDDPNDTYKKHPTTFLNSFDPDNDYQQSKRGDNRFGKNRFNSEQEATRVKNEFGLPF, from the coding sequence ATGAGCAAATACAGAAGTGTACAAGTGAGCTTTTGGCAAGATGCCTTTGTCTTAGACCTCACTCCTGAAGAGAAGTATTTTTACATTTATCTCATGACCAATAGTAAGACAAACCAAATTGGTATCTATGAGTTGCCAAAAAGAATCATCGAGATTGAAACGGGATACAACCGCGAAACAGTCGAGAAGCTCTTAGAACGTTTTGTTGAATACGAAAAAATCTTTTATTCCGAAGAAACGAAAGAAATCATGTTGCGCAATTGGACGAAATACAACTGGAATAGTAGTCCTAAAGTCGTGCAAAAAGCGCAAGATGATTTGCGCAAAGTGAAAAATGAAGAGTTTTGCGCAAGGTATCTCGAAACCCTTGAGAATAAAGGGATTGATACAGTATCAATACAGTATGGATACGATATCGCCAAAGAAAAAGAAAAAGAAAAAGAAAAAGAAAAAGAAAAAGAAAAAGATAATAAAAGCATCGATACGCATGCGCAATTTTCAGAGTGGTGGGAAATCTACAACAAGAAAAAAGACAAGCCTCGAGCAGAAAAAGCCTTTGCGGCTGTTACGAAGAAATTTGGCTATCCAATACTCGTTTCAAAAACAAGAGATTACGTGAGTGGCTTTGACGATCCGAATGACACGTATAAAAAGCATCCCACCACTTTCTTAAATTCGTTTGATCCTGATAATGATTACCAGCAGTCAAAGAGGGGAGACAATCGTTTTGGAAAAAATCGATTCAACAGTGAGCAAGAAGCTACAAGAGTTAAAAACGAATTTGGTCTTCCATTCTGA
- a CDS encoding DUF1064 domain-containing protein → MPSKYNNRKVIIDDNTFDSAAEAKYYEELKTRQKEEKILFFRLQPRYEIQPKFEKGSKKFKAITYVADFEIHHLDGSIEVVDIKGMETTDFKIKKKMFEYKFPHKLTLLTYSHIDGGFIRLEELKKFRKERKKDRLAKKVVKPKTKK, encoded by the coding sequence ATGCCGAGCAAGTATAACAATCGAAAAGTAATAATTGATGACAACACATTTGATAGCGCTGCGGAAGCTAAGTATTACGAAGAACTGAAAACGAGACAGAAAGAAGAGAAAATACTCTTCTTTCGTCTTCAACCAAGATACGAAATACAACCTAAGTTTGAAAAAGGAAGTAAAAAGTTCAAGGCAATTACTTATGTCGCTGACTTCGAAATACACCATTTAGACGGATCCATTGAAGTAGTCGACATCAAGGGAATGGAAACGACTGATTTCAAGATTAAGAAGAAAATGTTTGAGTACAAGTTCCCTCACAAATTGACTTTACTTACCTATTCCCATATCGATGGCGGGTTCATCCGACTGGAAGAATTAAAGAAATTTCGAAAAGAAAGAAAAAAAGATCGCTTAGCAAAGAAAGTAGTTAAACCGAAAACAAAAAAATGA
- a CDS encoding helix-turn-helix transcriptional regulator, which yields MELKQKEKVNVLRARLNITQVELAKKAGISARSIHLFEKDVAYLRKAKYETLQKLASALESEVDDIFLG from the coding sequence ATGGAACTCAAACAAAAAGAAAAAGTAAATGTTCTTCGTGCAAGATTGAATATTACTCAAGTAGAGTTAGCTAAAAAGGCTGGAATATCAGCTAGGTCAATTCACTTGTTTGAAAAAGATGTTGCTTATTTACGTAAGGCAAAATATGAAACTTTGCAGAAGTTAGCTAGTGCACTTGAAAGTGAAGTCGATGATATTTTTTTAGGTTAG
- a CDS encoding LexA family protein, whose amino-acid sequence MSNFFADNLKYLRLRRGMEQIELANLLGRKSSSSVSEWEKGTYTPKSGTISDIAKIFGVTLSDLMEKDLRVNFKEIKPRLIKIPKVGRIPCGEPIDSEENIEGYRYELAEGLPAGDLFALEAIGDSMMPTISNGSHVIIKKQTTVDDGQVAAVRFRESGEVTLKRVKRQGNIMLLIPDNKDYDTIVVTHDNPADIVGRAVRITLDI is encoded by the coding sequence ATGAGTAACTTTTTTGCCGACAATTTAAAATATCTTCGTTTAAGGCGCGGTATGGAACAAATAGAATTAGCAAACCTCTTAGGGAGGAAAAGTTCTTCCTCAGTGAGCGAATGGGAAAAAGGAACTTACACTCCTAAATCTGGGACAATTTCAGATATAGCAAAAATATTTGGAGTTACTTTATCGGATTTGATGGAAAAAGATTTAAGAGTGAACTTTAAAGAAATCAAACCACGACTCATTAAAATTCCCAAGGTAGGAAGAATTCCTTGTGGAGAACCAATTGACTCAGAAGAAAATATTGAGGGTTATCGGTATGAATTAGCAGAGGGTCTACCAGCTGGTGATCTGTTTGCACTTGAAGCTATTGGCGACTCAATGATGCCGACTATTTCAAATGGTAGTCATGTCATTATTAAAAAACAAACAACAGTTGATGATGGACAAGTTGCTGCAGTCCGTTTTAGGGAAAGTGGAGAAGTTACACTTAAAAGAGTTAAACGCCAAGGAAACATAATGTTATTGATTCCCGATAATAAGGATTATGACACAATCGTTGTTACTCACGATAACCCTGCAGACATAGTAGGTAGAGCAGTGCGTATTACTTTAGATATTTAA
- a CDS encoding helix-turn-helix domain-containing protein: MHQLLDVTEVAKILKVNRNKVYDLIKHGHLRALKLGRLKVSTIELEDFMIRNSGKDLSDFENVKELEVV, from the coding sequence ATGCACCAACTATTAGATGTTACAGAAGTAGCAAAAATTCTTAAGGTGAATCGTAATAAAGTGTACGACTTGATTAAACATGGTCACTTAAGAGCACTAAAACTTGGTCGATTAAAAGTATCCACTATCGAATTGGAAGATTTCATGATTCGCAACTCCGGAAAGGATTTGTCGGATTTTGAAAACGTGAAAGAGCTGGAGGTAGTCTAA
- a CDS encoding tyrosine-type recombinase/integrase, whose protein sequence is MKGGIRKRGNSWYYYFDLGYVNGKRKRLERVAKGATSKSEAERILRDKIREYENAGHVFTPTEITVEDFFAFWMREYVEMKLKPNSVENYRITIKKHVLPVLGKYKLRSLTPHVLQEFLNNKIREGYSYKTVSIIKGILTKSLRQAVYPYKFINETPMQYVELIMSQERKPTKEKLKILTENDLKVLFSNIKEGHAFYIPFMIGYFCGVRVGELCGLEWKHIDFREGTVTIEQQMTKEYYQTKDGKNKALFVVSSPKSKASYREIAVSDSLLEILKKERTKQKENQLRYGEHYAKDSQYDFVCKKENGESYTPNVIKWITRRFIKEELGIDFNYHSLRHTLATTLIENGVETKTVQSMLGHSRSSITQDTYTHLTEKMTRRAADTLDSLFKSL, encoded by the coding sequence ATGAAAGGCGGAATCAGAAAGCGAGGAAATAGCTGGTATTACTATTTCGATTTGGGTTATGTAAATGGAAAAAGAAAACGATTAGAACGAGTTGCAAAAGGAGCTACTTCTAAAAGTGAAGCAGAAAGGATATTGCGTGATAAAATACGAGAATATGAAAATGCTGGTCATGTATTTACACCTACAGAAATTACTGTAGAAGATTTCTTCGCTTTTTGGATGAGGGAATATGTAGAAATGAAGCTAAAGCCTAACTCCGTTGAGAACTACCGAATCACCATTAAGAAACACGTCTTACCTGTACTAGGCAAATATAAATTGCGATCACTAACACCACATGTATTGCAAGAATTCCTTAATAACAAAATCAGAGAAGGATATAGTTATAAAACTGTTTCAATAATAAAAGGAATTTTAACTAAATCTTTAAGGCAAGCAGTTTACCCGTACAAATTTATAAACGAGACTCCAATGCAATATGTGGAACTGATTATGAGCCAAGAGCGAAAACCAACTAAAGAAAAACTAAAAATACTCACTGAAAACGATTTAAAGGTGCTTTTTTCGAACATTAAGGAAGGACACGCATTCTATATACCTTTTATGATTGGATACTTCTGTGGTGTACGTGTGGGCGAATTATGCGGGTTGGAATGGAAACATATAGATTTTCGAGAAGGTACTGTAACTATCGAACAACAAATGACGAAAGAATACTACCAAACAAAAGATGGCAAAAACAAAGCATTGTTTGTTGTCAGTAGTCCAAAAAGCAAAGCCAGTTATCGTGAAATAGCAGTAAGTGATTCATTGCTAGAAATTTTGAAGAAAGAACGAACTAAACAAAAAGAGAACCAGTTGCGGTATGGCGAACACTACGCAAAAGATTCTCAATATGATTTTGTTTGTAAAAAAGAAAATGGTGAATCATATACCCCTAACGTTATTAAATGGATTACCAGAAGATTCATCAAAGAAGAATTGGGAATCGACTTTAATTACCATTCACTTAGACATACTTTAGCTACTACGCTTATCGAAAATGGAGTGGAAACAAAAACTGTGCAAAGCATGCTTGGGCATAGTCGTTCATCCATTACACAAGACACGTACACTCATTTAACAGAAAAAATGACTAGACGAGCAGCAGATACATTAGACTCACTTTTTAAGAGTTTATAA
- a CDS encoding Bro-N domain-containing protein, protein MNQLQNVFQFQNNELRTLQQGEEIWFAATDVCEVLEIKNVTQALQRLDEDERSMFNIGRQGDTNFVNESGLYSLVLGSRKQEAKDFKRWITKEVIPSIRKTGSYQQKQLTPAEYALLQAQNMVEMEKKLNEQEGRIGKIETEQHNINEIIGLSVVEWRKKITGILNRIAQAQGGYDMFKEIRNESYKILEDRAKCKLSIRVTNKQKSNGT, encoded by the coding sequence ATGAATCAATTACAAAACGTATTCCAGTTTCAAAACAACGAATTACGCACACTGCAACAAGGTGAAGAAATCTGGTTTGCTGCAACTGATGTTTGCGAAGTCCTTGAAATTAAAAATGTTACTCAAGCGTTGCAACGACTAGATGAAGATGAACGGTCTATGTTCAACATAGGGCGTCAAGGTGACACAAATTTCGTAAATGAATCAGGACTTTACAGTTTGGTTTTAGGAAGTCGTAAGCAAGAGGCAAAAGATTTTAAGCGGTGGATCACGAAGGAAGTCATTCCCTCTATTCGAAAAACGGGCTCCTATCAACAGAAACAATTAACTCCTGCCGAGTACGCATTGCTCCAAGCACAGAACATGGTGGAAATGGAGAAAAAGTTAAACGAACAAGAAGGTCGTATCGGAAAAATTGAAACAGAACAACACAACATTAACGAGATTATTGGCTTATCGGTTGTCGAGTGGCGCAAGAAAATCACTGGAATATTAAATCGAATTGCTCAAGCGCAGGGCGGTTACGACATGTTCAAAGAGATTCGCAATGAAAGCTACAAAATTCTTGAAGATCGCGCGAAGTGTAAGTTAAGTATTCGAGTGACGAACAAGCAAAAAAGTAATGGCACTTAA
- a CDS encoding DNA adenine methylase, whose translation MAVPRILHYPGSKWSMADWIIDHMPEHKTYLEPFFGSGAVFFNKKSSGIETINDMDSSVVNLFKVIRDHPEELAALIEWTPFSREEYYASYEFETGNDIEDARRFLVRCWQAIGAKTSDRTGWRSLITYNGPDVTKEWSKLPEKILLVTKRLKQAQIEHQPAVKLLERYKREDVLVYADPPYIIETRTKRHYKHEMTIDDHIELLDVLEDHPGPVLLSGYAHQIYDDRLKHWHRETLNVAAEAGAKRQEVLWINQKARHGYFQESLFN comes from the coding sequence ATGGCGGTTCCTAGAATACTTCACTACCCTGGAAGCAAATGGAGTATGGCAGATTGGATTATTGATCACATGCCAGAACACAAAACATATCTAGAACCTTTCTTCGGTTCTGGGGCAGTATTTTTTAATAAAAAATCATCTGGAATTGAGACTATCAACGATATGGATAGCAGTGTAGTAAATTTATTCAAAGTCATTCGTGACCATCCTGAAGAGCTGGCGGCACTAATTGAATGGACTCCGTTTTCAAGAGAAGAGTATTATGCTTCGTACGAATTCGAGACAGGAAATGATATAGAAGATGCGCGAAGATTTCTTGTTAGATGTTGGCAAGCAATCGGAGCTAAGACTTCTGATAGAACAGGATGGCGGAGCCTCATTACTTACAATGGCCCAGACGTTACAAAAGAGTGGAGTAAACTTCCGGAAAAAATTCTGCTGGTAACTAAAAGATTGAAACAAGCTCAAATTGAACATCAACCGGCAGTGAAGCTGTTGGAAAGGTACAAAAGAGAAGACGTGCTTGTATATGCGGATCCGCCATACATCATCGAGACACGAACAAAACGACATTACAAACACGAAATGACAATCGATGATCACATCGAATTACTTGATGTATTGGAAGATCATCCAGGTCCTGTTCTTTTGTCCGGATATGCTCATCAAATTTACGACGATAGGTTAAAACATTGGCACAGAGAAACATTGAATGTTGCAGCAGAAGCAGGTGCAAAGAGACAAGAAGTACTATGGATTAATCAGAAAGCTAGGCATGGATATTTCCAAGAGTCATTGTTTAACTAA
- a CDS encoding replication terminator protein has product MSNHVNLETFANGALAERINLELSKVLENIADPNTDPKKARKVTMNITLKPNESRNLASVSITAKCNLQPAREIETNLMIDYNSEGKVVGAELKSGIPGQMYVDENGEVLTDRGEKPAETEIAKKENKVVNFK; this is encoded by the coding sequence ATGAGCAATCATGTAAACCTAGAAACATTTGCAAACGGAGCATTAGCGGAACGAATCAATCTTGAACTATCAAAAGTTTTAGAGAATATTGCGGATCCTAACACAGACCCAAAGAAAGCGCGAAAAGTAACAATGAACATTACACTCAAACCAAATGAATCTCGTAATTTGGCAAGTGTCAGTATTACTGCAAAATGTAATCTTCAACCGGCGAGAGAAATTGAGACGAACTTGATGATTGATTACAACTCAGAAGGTAAAGTCGTTGGTGCTGAGTTGAAGAGTGGCATCCCAGGACAGATGTATGTAGATGAAAATGGGGAAGTGCTAACTGACAGAGGGGAAAAGCCAGCTGAAACGGAAATCGCAAAAAAAGAAAATAAAGTCGTTAATTTCAAATAA
- a CDS encoding recombinase RecT, protein MSELALIKKDTVDIVANKVKEFQEAGELHFPADYSPENAMKSAWLMLQEIKTGKNDGYRPALQVCSKDSIANSLLDMVVQGLNPAKKQGYFIVYGKTLTFQRSYFGTMAVTKRVTGAKSIDAQVIYEGDEVDYEMVNGRVRNLSHKQKFGSQNKAIIGAYCTVIEHDNNVYTEIMTIEEIKKSWGQSKQNPNSADSTHSKFPQEMAKRTVINRACKKLMNTSDDNSLVMTHYRKSDEASQDAELQEEIQTNANKEVLDMDDYIVNEETGEITEPLEEQTEEVSEPVFESESNGPGF, encoded by the coding sequence ATGAGCGAATTAGCACTGATCAAGAAAGATACGGTTGATATCGTCGCAAACAAAGTGAAGGAATTTCAGGAAGCAGGAGAGTTACATTTCCCAGCTGACTACAGTCCAGAAAATGCCATGAAATCAGCATGGCTGATGTTGCAAGAAATCAAAACAGGCAAAAACGATGGTTACAGACCAGCACTGCAGGTTTGTTCTAAAGATAGTATCGCCAATAGTTTGCTAGATATGGTCGTCCAAGGATTAAATCCGGCAAAGAAGCAAGGTTATTTCATCGTTTATGGAAAGACACTGACTTTCCAACGTTCCTATTTTGGAACAATGGCTGTAACAAAACGAGTGACCGGCGCTAAGAGTATTGATGCCCAAGTCATTTACGAAGGCGACGAAGTTGATTATGAAATGGTCAACGGACGAGTTCGCAATCTCTCACACAAGCAAAAGTTTGGTAGTCAAAACAAAGCTATTATCGGAGCATACTGCACGGTTATTGAACATGACAATAATGTTTACACAGAAATTATGACAATCGAAGAAATTAAAAAGTCATGGGGACAATCAAAACAAAATCCAAATAGTGCTGATTCAACACACAGCAAATTCCCACAAGAAATGGCCAAGCGTACAGTAATCAATCGAGCATGTAAAAAATTGATGAATACATCGGATGATAATTCACTTGTGATGACACATTACCGAAAATCCGACGAAGCATCACAAGATGCTGAACTACAAGAAGAGATACAAACGAATGCTAACAAGGAAGTATTAGATATGGATGACTACATCGTGAACGAGGAAACAGGGGAAATTACAGAACCACTTGAGGAACAAACTGAAGAAGTGTCTGAACCTGTTTTTGAATCAGAATCCAACGGACCTGGTTTCTAA
- a CDS encoding AAA family ATPase encodes MKTIKLLSMELENFKGIKNFSLVLNGNSVNVYGDNAVGKSTLFDGFVWLLFDKDSHNDKDFSIKTLNANGNELHNLNHSVQGLFEVDGTEVELKKVYKEVWTRKRGSAESTFTGHETDYYIDGVPKKKKEYTEFVDSIVKEDLFKLITSPTFFNEQLKWKDRRDILLTISGDVTDEEVFATNKEVAALPILLKGRAIDDHRKVIAERRKKINEELLTIPVRIDEITKSIPESNENLDELKGEVAGIQLQIDQANNQINNIRNGNSVKEKELHITELTQTLRTFEHEFLNEETKELREKQAKWQEAEQNVLFGQREIQKHEEEIKWVNENIQKLDRQMEELRNRWNSIDQERFEFHGNTECPTCGQALQKERVDEVKQKALEAFNLNKSNRLQAISAEGNALKERKLSLEDDLHIQTGNLEKSRLIFIDLMHDEQNLANELDGLESNVKDVKEESEYKKLHAQIDELKSAIQSEKEELVEVVQGIESEIADLRSEMREKNTVIAAQANVENLKARIQELTENESLLAAEFQKLDHELHLTEEFIRAKVDLLTDKINGKFKLANFKLFENQINGGLQEVCETTYNGVDYSSLNNAMRINVGLDIIQTLSEHYGIYAPIFVDNAEAVTKLNAIDTQIVSLIVSEQDKTLRVEESQ; translated from the coding sequence TTGAAAACGATTAAATTACTCTCAATGGAGTTAGAGAACTTCAAAGGGATTAAAAATTTTTCGCTAGTTCTAAATGGTAATTCAGTCAATGTCTACGGTGATAATGCGGTTGGTAAATCTACGTTATTTGATGGATTTGTGTGGTTACTTTTCGATAAGGATTCGCATAACGACAAGGATTTTTCTATTAAGACACTAAATGCTAACGGTAACGAGCTACACAACTTAAATCACTCTGTACAAGGATTGTTTGAAGTTGATGGTACCGAAGTTGAATTGAAGAAAGTCTACAAGGAAGTGTGGACTCGGAAACGAGGATCTGCTGAATCTACATTTACAGGACATGAAACGGATTACTACATCGATGGTGTGCCAAAGAAGAAAAAGGAATACACCGAATTTGTCGATTCCATTGTGAAAGAGGATTTGTTCAAGCTGATCACTAGCCCAACATTTTTCAATGAGCAGCTGAAATGGAAAGATCGTCGTGACATTCTCCTGACGATCAGTGGTGATGTGACAGATGAAGAAGTATTTGCCACAAACAAAGAAGTAGCTGCACTACCTATTTTGTTAAAAGGACGCGCGATTGACGATCATCGTAAAGTCATTGCCGAACGTCGAAAAAAAATAAATGAAGAGCTACTAACTATTCCAGTAAGGATTGATGAAATCACGAAATCTATTCCGGAAAGCAATGAAAACCTCGATGAATTAAAAGGTGAAGTAGCTGGGATTCAATTGCAAATTGACCAGGCAAACAACCAAATCAATAACATTCGTAATGGTAATTCTGTGAAAGAAAAAGAGCTCCATATAACGGAATTGACACAAACATTAAGAACGTTCGAACATGAATTTTTGAATGAAGAAACAAAAGAATTACGCGAAAAACAAGCGAAATGGCAAGAAGCTGAACAGAATGTTCTATTTGGACAACGTGAAATCCAAAAACATGAAGAAGAGATCAAGTGGGTAAACGAGAACATTCAGAAGCTTGATCGACAAATGGAAGAGCTAAGGAACCGCTGGAATTCTATTGATCAAGAACGCTTTGAATTTCACGGAAATACAGAGTGCCCAACATGTGGACAGGCTCTTCAAAAAGAAAGAGTGGATGAGGTTAAACAAAAAGCACTCGAGGCATTTAATTTAAATAAATCCAATCGATTACAGGCAATTTCGGCGGAAGGTAATGCATTGAAAGAACGAAAACTTTCCCTTGAAGATGACTTGCATATACAAACTGGAAATCTCGAAAAATCACGGCTAATTTTCATTGATTTGATGCATGATGAACAAAACCTTGCGAACGAGTTAGATGGTCTTGAGTCGAACGTGAAGGACGTAAAAGAAGAATCAGAATACAAAAAGCTACATGCACAAATTGATGAATTGAAATCTGCCATCCAATCGGAAAAAGAAGAATTGGTAGAAGTTGTTCAAGGCATTGAATCAGAAATTGCAGATCTGCGAAGTGAAATGCGTGAGAAGAATACAGTCATTGCAGCGCAAGCTAATGTTGAAAACTTGAAGGCTCGTATTCAGGAGTTAACCGAAAATGAATCATTACTAGCAGCCGAATTCCAAAAGCTAGATCACGAGTTGCACTTAACCGAAGAATTCATTCGAGCGAAAGTGGATCTCTTAACCGACAAGATAAATGGCAAATTCAAACTAGCAAACTTTAAATTGTTTGAGAACCAAATCAATGGAGGTCTTCAAGAAGTTTGCGAGACAACGTATAACGGAGTCGATTATAGTTCGTTAAACAATGCGATGCGAATCAATGTCGGACTAGATATTATCCAAACACTATCGGAGCATTACGGCATTTATGCGCCAATATTCGTGGACAATGCCGAGGCAGTTACGAAGCTAAATGCAATCGATACACAAATCGTTTCGCTGATCGTTAGCGAGCAAGATAAAACATTACGAGTGGAGGAATCACAATGA
- a CDS encoding MBL fold metallo-hydrolase, with the protein MYTVSDGESKIMLEAGISIKRINTALGFQTTNLAGVLLSHSHKDHSVAIKDLVRLGVDCYMSKGTANELQINHHRIKCVEAKKTFRIGTFTILPFEVEHDTDTPFGYLIKSDNGSKLLFATDTYFIRYKFVGLNYLMLECNYCQSVLDANNKSGRLPKGLRQRIMKSHFSLENVLDFLRSNDLSCLQEIWLLHLSDSNSDEQLIRDEVAKVTGKMIHIP; encoded by the coding sequence ATGTATACAGTTTCTGATGGTGAATCCAAAATAATGCTGGAAGCAGGAATATCCATCAAAAGAATTAACACTGCGCTAGGTTTTCAAACAACAAATCTAGCGGGTGTTTTACTAAGTCACTCTCACAAGGACCATTCAGTAGCAATAAAAGATTTAGTAAGGCTTGGTGTAGATTGCTACATGAGCAAAGGAACTGCTAATGAGTTGCAAATTAACCATCACAGAATTAAGTGTGTTGAAGCGAAAAAAACATTTCGAATTGGTACATTTACGATTTTGCCGTTTGAAGTTGAGCATGACACCGACACACCGTTTGGATACTTAATCAAAAGTGATAATGGATCGAAACTACTCTTTGCCACCGACACTTATTTTATACGATACAAGTTTGTCGGACTGAATTATTTGATGTTGGAGTGTAACTATTGCCAGTCGGTGTTGGATGCAAATAACAAGTCTGGCCGATTACCAAAAGGACTCCGCCAACGCATTATGAAATCGCATTTCAGCCTTGAGAATGTACTCGATTTTCTTCGTTCAAACGATTTATCGTGTCTGCAAGAAATATGGTTATTGCATCTTTCTGATAGCAATTCAGATGAGCAATTAATACGAGACGAAGTAGCGAAAGTTACAGGGAAAATGATTCACATTCCATAG